The Mangrovibacterium diazotrophicum DNA window CTGGGTACAATATTAATGTTTGATGAGGATAACACGCTATTCTTATTGGACGAGCCTGAGTCTCACTTCAATCCGATTTGGAGGATCCAGTTTCTTAAAACAATTAAAGAAATCACGAAGCATCGCTTTCAGGACTTCTTAATTACTACACATGCACCATATCTACTGTCTGATACGCCGAGAGAAGATATCTACATTTTTAAACGAAATGGAAACGATGTGACAATTGAGGAGCCGTCAAAAACCACATTTGGAGCATCATTTGACGAGCTACTTGATATTGCCTTTGAAATTAAACCACCTATTAGTCAACTATCGACTGAAAGGATCAACAACCTAGTTGAGTCTCAAAGCGAGGATGAAATAAGAAAAGGTATAGCGACAATCGGAGAGTCAGCCCAAAAAATTAGACTTTTCCAAAGACTCGTAGAATTAAAGAACAAAAACTAATGTTGTTTAAATATTCATATGTGTCTCATGCTTCAACTGAAGACTTTTATAAAGAAGTTCAAGTTGTTTTTAAAAATCTTTGGAGAGAGCGGAACAACCTGGGAACTTTTTCACTAACGACGCAGTTATTTACGAGTGAGCAAATTAAGACCCTAAGGAAATCAAAGAAGTTTAAGCAATTGCTGGAAAATTTTATCAATAATTTTCTTCAATTAGAAGCAGAAGAGCAGAAGGAAGTACTAAGAGCATTTATTTGGGAAAATACTATTTCTAGCAGATTGTCTGATATAAACACGCGGATACTTTGCAAAGAAGAACTTCCTTCATCCATTAGAGACCAGACCAAGGAATTATTTTACTATCTGTATAAAGAAAGGTTCAGAAAGAAGTATTTGAACACTTACTATCCTATATTTTACAATCGTCATAGAAATCGATATTGTCCCTTTTGTGGCTTGGAAAAAATACCTGCTGCAAACTCGAATAAAAAGCGAGAATATGACCATATTCTCCCAAAATCAATTTATCCTTTTGCAGCGGTTAACTTGAAAAATCTAGCACCTTCCTGCATTTTCTGTAATGAAGACGCTAAGAAGGATAAAGACATCATTTTTTCTACTAACATAAATGGAGCAAAGCGAAGAAGGGCTTATGATTACGTTTACGATGGAGACCTGTTAGTAGTTGATATACGAATTGAGAATAGGACTGTATTCCCAAATGCAAATGGGGAGAACAGTGATTGGATTCTTACTATTCTCCCTGATGAAGATAAAACAAGGACATGGGATGAAGTTTTTTGCATAAAAGAAAGGTACATCGAGTATCTTGATCAACACTATAATGATTGGATTAAAGAGGCCGTTGGATACTGCTTAAGTGATAGTTCACTAACTGATTTGGAAATAAAATCGTCGATAGTGAAGATGCTTACTGGGTTAAATACAGCAAGCAATGACAATATGGAGAGTAAGCTCAAATTGCGCTTTTATGAGTTGATTTCTAGTGATACAAATTCAATTCCATTTCAGACTATTCAAACAGCGCTAAACCTGTAATAAATATGAGAACCAATACCCGCTATCACAACTTGGACTTTGTTACCGACACGCTTTGTTACAAGCAAATCGGCAGTTCAACGCTATTCGTTAGAGATGGCAATTACTTATTGTCTCCTTCGGTATCAGAAGGACAAAACGGTGCATATTGGATCGATATCCGGCAGGCTAATCTGGAACAAATTTCCGATCGTAATAACTGTGATTTATTGATCCGGATTGTCCCGGATTTATTTTGCTTGTGCAAACTAAGCCACATCAATAAGCTGCTATCCCCGACATTGATGGATAACCGTCCAAACTCAGGTCACGTTTGGGGCATCAAGTTGGACATTAAGCAATTTAAAAAGACTGTTGATATCCGAAGCAACCGCAATAGAGAAATATTCGTCACTGTTCCTTTACTGACAAAAGAAGAGCTTCTCAGAATGACATAAAACTACTAAACCAAAAATCAAATGACTAAGCAATTTTCGTGGGTGCCTTTTTATAAAGAACTATTTTCCATCGTATTGACTTTCGAGGAAAGACAAACAGAGCTGATTGAGTTTCTGAAATACTTAAAGAATGAAATGAAACTTCCGGTCACACCTGTACACAACGATATAAACAAAAGTGACAAACAGATTCAACTGAGAGAGATTGATCCCTTTACATTTATCGGAGCATTAAATCGTGGGGTCACTCATGATAACCGTACCAGGATAGCAGAACTATTCAAAGAGCATTTCGAGATTGCTGCCGAAACCCCAAGCGACTTCGACGGGATACCTGTTATGAATGCCATGAGGTCTTGGTATTTTTCTTATGAAAAAGATAGAGGGAAAGACGACATTCCGTTGCTGTGGCAATTGGCAAAAGAAGCACCCAAAGGAATAGATAATATTTCTCCCAAATTATTTGATGATTGTTTGAAGTTAAAAGGAGTCGGAGCTCCATACCTTACGATGGGGCTTTTTTGGGCTGCTCCTGAACTATTTTCTGCGTGTGACCAGGTAATGTTCAATTATATTTCTGGCATAACAGGCAAAAAAATAAAAGTGACGAATTTTAATTCTTACAAAGAATATTTTAAAACAGTTAAAGACCTATTCCCTGACAAACAATTATTTGAGGTATCATACGACGCGTGGCATAATAATCAAGATAGTGAGACGAGTGAAGGTGAAAATGAGGAAGAAGAGAACGAAAACGAGACTTACTATTGGTTATATAGTCCTGGTCCAAAATCTGCTTTTTGGGAAGAGTTCTACACCCATGGAATCATTGCAATTGGTTGGGATCAACTTGGCAATCTTGAAAATTATGAAAACAAAAGTGACATTGTAACTGCCTTACAAAATCTTTCCACAGAAGAGAATCCAGGCTCAATGAAGAACGATTCAACTGCTTGCTGGGAATTTGCAAACGACTTAATGCAGGGAGATGTGATTTTCGTTAAAAACGGAGTTAAAGAACTTATCGGAATGGGAATCATTGAAGGTGATTACTATTTTGACGATGAACGCACATATTTTAAGAACGTCAGAAAGGTTCAATGGATTAAAAAAGGAAACTGGCCTGTCGATTTTTATCTATCAGCGAAGACTCTAACCAATGTAACAGAGTACAAGACTGAACATCCTGATTATGAATTTTATCATGAGCGCCTTGATGCTATAATCAACGGAGCTTACAAACCAATTGAAAAAGATGACAGCAGTGTTATACATGAGCTTCATCCTCTGAATCAAATTCTCTACGGACCTCCCGGAACTGGGAAAACGTTTAATTCCATAAACCACGCTGTTGCTATCATTGAAGGTAGATCGCTTGATGACATCATGGATGAAAGCCAGGGAAACAGAGAAAGCGTACTAAATCGATTTAACAGCTACAAGGAAGTTGGACAAGTTGTTTTCACGACCTTCCACCAAAGCATGAGCTATGAAGATTTTATCGAAGGGATAAAACCAATTGAAATCGAAGGCAAGTTACATTACGAAGTAAAAGATGGACTCTTCAAGCTAATATCTGACCGAGCTCTACAAAACCAAAAGCAATCGCGCAAATCAGACACCTTAAAACCGTTTGAAGAAGTGTGGCATGATTTTCTAGCCCCGCTCTCTGATGAGAAAACGATTCCGATCAAGATGAAAAAATCGTCTTATCAGATCACTGAAGTTACAGACCGGACGATCTTCTTTGACAAAGAAGTGGGCGAAAGCAAGCACTCATTAAGCGTTGGAACATTAAAAAATATGTACCTGGCTCAGCAAAATGATATCATCCATGGAGGGTTGCAAGGGTACTATGAACCGCTACTAGATCTGCTATTGAAAAAAGGTAAAAGCTCAGTATCTGTTGATCCTAAAAACTTTGTATTGATTATTGATGAGATTAACCGTGGCAACATTGCTCAGATATTTGGTGAATTAATAACGCTTTTAGAGCCAGATAAGAGAGTTGGCGCCAAAGAGGCTCTTACGGTAACTTTGCCATACAGCAAACAGAAAAGTTTTGGGGTTCCATCGAATTTGTATCTGATTGGTACTATGAATACGGCAGACCGAAGTGTTGAGGCTTTGGATACCGCATTAAGAAGAAGGTTCGCTTTTACGGAGGTTTTACCAGACCCAGAAATACTTAAAGAGTGCAGTCCTCTGCTAAACAACGGAGAGGAGTTTAAGCTGCCCGGCGGCCTCGATAGGTTGGTGGAGCTTATGACTATTATAAACAAGCGTATCGAGAAGCTAATCGACAAGGATCACACAATCGGACACAGCTACTTCTTGGGTGTTGAAACGCTTAAAGATTTAAAGTCTGTTTTTGTAAATAAAATCATACCCTTATTGCAAGAGTACTTTTATGGAGATATGGCTAAAATAGGCCTGGTGCTTGGTGAAGCTTTCTTTGAGATATCGAAGTCAGACACAGAAGAAAACATCTTTGCCAGGTTTAAACACGATGCTTTAGACGACTTAATCGATCGTAAGGTATATAAGCTCAAAATAAATTGGGAGAGTGACGATGAATTTGTTAGCGCCATCAATGATTTGATCGATCCCAATGTCTAAGGTCAGAAAGAATATTATAACTGTCTATGAGCACCAAAGCCTAAAGATGGATGTAGACAAAGGCTTTAGTCAAGGGCATTTGGAGGCTTTGCAACGCTATTATGGAGAAAAAGGCACAAAC harbors:
- a CDS encoding HNH endonuclease signature motif containing protein → MLFKYSYVSHASTEDFYKEVQVVFKNLWRERNNLGTFSLTTQLFTSEQIKTLRKSKKFKQLLENFINNFLQLEAEEQKEVLRAFIWENTISSRLSDINTRILCKEELPSSIRDQTKELFYYLYKERFRKKYLNTYYPIFYNRHRNRYCPFCGLEKIPAANSNKKREYDHILPKSIYPFAAVNLKNLAPSCIFCNEDAKKDKDIIFSTNINGAKRRRAYDYVYDGDLLVVDIRIENRTVFPNANGENSDWILTILPDEDKTRTWDEVFCIKERYIEYLDQHYNDWIKEAVGYCLSDSSLTDLEIKSSIVKMLTGLNTASNDNMESKLKLRFYELISSDTNSIPFQTIQTALNL
- a CDS encoding AAA family ATPase — translated: MTKQFSWVPFYKELFSIVLTFEERQTELIEFLKYLKNEMKLPVTPVHNDINKSDKQIQLREIDPFTFIGALNRGVTHDNRTRIAELFKEHFEIAAETPSDFDGIPVMNAMRSWYFSYEKDRGKDDIPLLWQLAKEAPKGIDNISPKLFDDCLKLKGVGAPYLTMGLFWAAPELFSACDQVMFNYISGITGKKIKVTNFNSYKEYFKTVKDLFPDKQLFEVSYDAWHNNQDSETSEGENEEEENENETYYWLYSPGPKSAFWEEFYTHGIIAIGWDQLGNLENYENKSDIVTALQNLSTEENPGSMKNDSTACWEFANDLMQGDVIFVKNGVKELIGMGIIEGDYYFDDERTYFKNVRKVQWIKKGNWPVDFYLSAKTLTNVTEYKTEHPDYEFYHERLDAIINGAYKPIEKDDSSVIHELHPLNQILYGPPGTGKTFNSINHAVAIIEGRSLDDIMDESQGNRESVLNRFNSYKEVGQVVFTTFHQSMSYEDFIEGIKPIEIEGKLHYEVKDGLFKLISDRALQNQKQSRKSDTLKPFEEVWHDFLAPLSDEKTIPIKMKKSSYQITEVTDRTIFFDKEVGESKHSLSVGTLKNMYLAQQNDIIHGGLQGYYEPLLDLLLKKGKSSVSVDPKNFVLIIDEINRGNIAQIFGELITLLEPDKRVGAKEALTVTLPYSKQKSFGVPSNLYLIGTMNTADRSVEALDTALRRRFAFTEVLPDPEILKECSPLLNNGEEFKLPGGLDRLVELMTIINKRIEKLIDKDHTIGHSYFLGVETLKDLKSVFVNKIIPLLQEYFYGDMAKIGLVLGEAFFEISKSDTEENIFARFKHDALDDLIDRKVYKLKINWESDDEFVSAINDLIDPNV